One window of Anaeromyxobacter diazotrophicus genomic DNA carries:
- a CDS encoding sensor histidine kinase, whose protein sequence is MLAAVARLSIPEFADWCVVDVVEGGDLRRVEVAYRNPIWVAMAEQVRRAAPPAGDPSRQTLLAGRSLLLADYTDEVAIAHGWTPALRALAREVGTRSLLIVPLVVHDSVVGVSTFVMTSDSGRRYAEEDLALGEELAQRAAAVVENARLHQELKRSEQRFRVALAHTHVSVFETDRDLRYSWIYNPMYGLRAEDLVGKVSPGVIRPDEAAHFEARKRAVLESGAPSRDEVRLTLDGVTHHCIVHMEALRGPSGDVTGVTGAATDVTDQKRVQEALADALAFRDRMLGILGHDLRNPVAAVRTAATLLLRREGLDDDTRELAAAIDWSGKRMLEMIASLLDFSETRFKGALPISRVPTDLHEVTRGVVEEILAANPARQIALVVKGDTRGRWDPARMAQVVSNLVGNAIVYGSPGEPVRVSLDGGADQLHLTVWNAGAPIPPELFSVLFEPFRRGASHGRGLGLGLYIVKQIVAAHGGDIDVHSTAEDGTSFAVRLPRRELVAQDAAFPP, encoded by the coding sequence GTGCTGGCGGCCGTGGCGCGGCTGTCCATCCCCGAGTTCGCCGACTGGTGCGTCGTCGATGTGGTCGAGGGCGGTGACCTGCGCCGCGTCGAGGTGGCGTACCGCAATCCGATCTGGGTCGCGATGGCGGAACAAGTGAGGCGAGCTGCCCCGCCTGCGGGCGACCCGTCGCGGCAGACGCTGCTCGCGGGCCGGTCGCTCCTCCTCGCCGATTACACGGACGAGGTGGCCATCGCGCATGGCTGGACCCCGGCGCTGCGGGCGCTCGCGCGCGAGGTCGGCACGCGATCGCTCCTCATCGTCCCGCTCGTCGTCCATGACTCCGTCGTCGGAGTGTCGACGTTCGTGATGACGTCGGACTCGGGCCGCCGCTACGCCGAGGAGGACCTCGCGCTGGGCGAGGAGCTGGCCCAGCGGGCGGCCGCGGTCGTCGAGAACGCCCGGCTTCACCAGGAGCTCAAGCGGAGCGAGCAGCGCTTCCGGGTCGCGCTGGCCCACACCCACGTCTCGGTGTTCGAGACCGACCGCGACCTGCGCTACAGCTGGATCTACAACCCCATGTACGGGCTCCGCGCCGAGGACCTCGTCGGCAAGGTCTCGCCCGGGGTCATCCGGCCCGACGAGGCCGCGCACTTCGAGGCGCGGAAGCGGGCGGTGCTCGAGAGCGGCGCGCCGAGCCGCGACGAGGTCCGGCTCACCCTCGACGGGGTCACGCACCACTGCATCGTCCACATGGAGGCGCTACGCGGCCCATCGGGCGACGTCACCGGAGTCACCGGCGCCGCGACCGACGTCACCGATCAGAAGCGGGTGCAGGAGGCGCTGGCCGACGCGCTGGCCTTCCGCGACCGCATGCTGGGCATCCTGGGCCACGATCTGCGCAATCCGGTCGCGGCGGTGCGGACCGCGGCGACCCTGCTCCTGCGTCGCGAGGGCCTGGACGACGACACGCGCGAGCTCGCCGCGGCGATCGATTGGTCCGGAAAGCGCATGCTGGAGATGATCGCGAGCTTGCTCGATTTCAGCGAGACCCGCTTCAAGGGCGCGCTGCCGATCTCGCGGGTCCCGACCGACCTCCACGAGGTGACCCGCGGCGTGGTGGAGGAGATCCTCGCCGCGAACCCGGCGCGCCAGATCGCGCTCGTGGTGAAGGGCGATACGCGAGGCCGGTGGGATCCGGCGCGGATGGCGCAGGTCGTGTCGAACCTCGTGGGGAACGCCATCGTCTATGGCTCCCCGGGCGAGCCGGTCCGCGTGTCGCTCGACGGCGGCGCGGACCAGCTGCACCTCACGGTCTGGAACGCCGGCGCCCCGATCCCGCCCGAGCTGTTCTCGGTCCTCTTCGAGCCCTTTCGGCGCGGCGCGTCGCACGGGCGCGGGCTCGGCCTCGGGCTCTACATCGTGAAGCAGATCGTGGCCGCGCACGGTGGCGACATCGACGTGCACTCCACCGCGGAGGACGGGACGAGCTTCGCGGTGCGCCTGCCGCGCCGTGAGCTGGTCGCGCAGGATGCCGCGTTCCCCCCGTGA
- a CDS encoding patatin-like phospholipase family protein produces the protein MLEGRRVRARDLFAGLGSRGVCHVQRLPHALTMHSVTPAILAFVLAQAAPAPAAPEQLRRTDIPVALVLSGGVSLGSYEAGLSWAVVRFSRDASSRPLAAGGAPRLVAVTGASAGSINALLSGALWCSEGGSDEDAVDHNLLHDLWMGVGLDALLPDDAAGYLPGDALLSSRPLLDAFGQFERRLGAAAAWRRFRPGCRLPIGLTVTRARAAEHEVGGLTLRTQRFALPWRLEVGAEGDPHVVSQRLADAEARSDVIDIARRDRSELGTALSWPQVMQGLLASSAFPLAFRARELCDCAARCPPSSQVKTGTCEGPLGTITHLSCPARSPEGEPLTLCPHQYVDGGIFDNTPVGLGVDLTQSLSTTQPLQPVTYVYIDPDLRRLRPVASENGAPPPSTPTPTRALAQNLEEAARLASELVATARTEDLSRTLRNGSWNVTTRRLLYETASSLLSFATVERDAAVALGRSTPDSEPPLGDAEPSPAARGPLGRALLRCFATRRRDPASVRSCARELADVVAGRDPPGVRSPPGEEEVVLLAEAMRHAGSEVLRDHVTGSAHDPEMFAREMRIGAVGMRFLANEMMRVARGALPEPRVKLFRGALLDTIQVGRALGVEVAHLSNAAAVEQLGALRADPTLGAAAAQASATILASPDVLFVPDELHPVLQAAARAPAAEGALRMLREIVRVAPTLQAEIVRLNRLGREAEALQQNRTERTLMLSRRFAPITGSQLGNFGAFLDRPFREYDYTAGVYDASHAIALALCEEEAVTGAPRAARDNASSELDVHAPETQRCVGVALERVLRQLDVDGSATAGHVVRMLARAELEASLGEAGARGMEGDPSWAWVATPTHGPPDDAVVTVAEVLLSARVACGPEAPSPCIRELSFDEFLSALRARHYQPNDLQMRALVEDPDAWTRRTLRRLLDRSYERELARPASADLAPAVLLAHRVGELWLRGPASTGPFPRLALDSSTIPAKGQSASLDRWRLAAHLVPYRLELDVARGGVSASWLDPALWLGRHASLVAEITPISYEAARNRLSSSLALMPTLHVSGLSIGAGPRGSVGWSDGGTSLGAALRVSAFQQRFSISMGTDAFPARGRDLFFTIGVSDLNGAFFWLLGG, from the coding sequence ATGCTGGAAGGGAGACGCGTTCGAGCGCGAGACCTGTTCGCCGGGCTCGGCTCCCGAGGTGTCTGCCACGTTCAGCGGCTTCCACACGCACTGACGATGCATTCCGTCACCCCCGCCATCCTCGCGTTTGTGCTCGCCCAGGCTGCGCCAGCCCCGGCGGCACCCGAGCAGCTCCGGCGAACGGACATACCCGTCGCGCTGGTGCTGAGCGGCGGCGTGAGCCTCGGGTCGTACGAGGCGGGGCTGAGCTGGGCGGTCGTGCGGTTCTCGCGCGACGCGAGCTCGCGCCCCCTCGCCGCCGGGGGTGCTCCTCGCCTCGTGGCCGTGACGGGCGCCTCGGCCGGCAGCATCAACGCGCTCCTGAGCGGGGCCCTCTGGTGCTCCGAGGGCGGCTCCGACGAGGACGCGGTCGATCACAACTTGCTGCACGACCTGTGGATGGGCGTCGGGCTCGACGCGCTGCTCCCCGACGACGCCGCGGGCTATCTGCCCGGGGACGCGCTGCTGTCCAGCCGGCCGCTGCTGGACGCGTTCGGCCAGTTCGAGCGCAGGCTGGGCGCCGCCGCCGCGTGGCGACGATTCCGGCCCGGCTGCCGCCTCCCGATCGGGCTCACCGTCACGCGCGCGAGGGCGGCGGAGCACGAGGTCGGAGGATTGACGCTGCGTACGCAGCGCTTCGCGCTGCCGTGGCGCCTCGAGGTCGGCGCCGAGGGAGATCCCCACGTCGTATCGCAGCGCCTCGCCGACGCGGAGGCACGCTCCGACGTGATCGACATCGCGCGGCGGGACCGGAGCGAGCTCGGGACGGCGCTCTCGTGGCCCCAGGTCATGCAGGGGTTGCTCGCCTCGTCGGCGTTCCCCCTCGCCTTCCGGGCCCGCGAGCTGTGCGACTGCGCGGCGCGTTGCCCGCCCTCGAGCCAGGTCAAGACCGGGACGTGCGAGGGACCGCTGGGGACCATCACGCACCTGAGCTGTCCGGCACGATCGCCGGAGGGCGAGCCCCTCACGCTCTGTCCGCACCAGTACGTGGACGGCGGCATCTTCGACAACACGCCCGTGGGCCTCGGCGTGGACCTGACGCAGTCCCTGTCCACGACCCAGCCGCTCCAGCCCGTGACGTACGTCTACATCGACCCGGATCTCCGCCGGCTGCGGCCCGTCGCGTCCGAGAACGGCGCCCCGCCGCCATCGACGCCGACGCCGACGCGGGCCCTGGCGCAGAACCTGGAGGAGGCCGCGCGCCTCGCGTCGGAGCTCGTCGCCACCGCCCGGACCGAGGACCTGTCTCGCACGCTGCGAAACGGATCGTGGAACGTCACGACGCGGCGCCTCCTCTACGAGACCGCCTCATCCCTGCTCTCGTTCGCGACCGTCGAACGCGACGCCGCCGTCGCCCTGGGGCGGTCCACGCCCGACTCCGAGCCGCCGCTGGGCGACGCCGAGCCGAGCCCGGCGGCACGCGGCCCCCTCGGCCGCGCGCTGCTCCGTTGCTTCGCGACGCGCCGCCGCGACCCCGCCTCGGTGCGGAGCTGCGCGCGCGAGCTCGCCGACGTCGTGGCGGGGCGCGACCCACCCGGCGTTCGCTCTCCGCCGGGCGAGGAGGAGGTGGTCCTCCTGGCCGAGGCCATGCGGCACGCCGGGAGCGAGGTGCTCCGGGATCATGTCACGGGATCCGCGCACGACCCGGAGATGTTCGCGCGGGAGATGCGCATCGGCGCGGTGGGGATGAGGTTCCTGGCGAACGAGATGATGCGCGTGGCGCGCGGCGCCCTTCCCGAGCCGAGGGTGAAGCTGTTCCGCGGCGCGCTCCTCGACACGATCCAGGTGGGCCGCGCGCTGGGCGTCGAGGTGGCCCACCTCTCGAACGCCGCGGCGGTCGAGCAGCTCGGCGCGCTCCGGGCCGATCCCACGCTCGGGGCGGCCGCGGCCCAGGCGAGCGCGACGATCCTCGCGTCCCCCGACGTCCTGTTCGTTCCGGACGAGCTCCACCCGGTGCTGCAGGCCGCGGCGCGCGCACCCGCGGCGGAGGGAGCCCTCCGCATGCTCCGCGAGATCGTCCGCGTCGCGCCGACGCTCCAGGCGGAGATCGTGCGGCTCAACCGGCTCGGCCGCGAGGCGGAGGCACTCCAGCAGAACCGGACGGAGCGTACGCTCATGCTTTCGAGGCGGTTCGCGCCGATCACGGGCTCGCAGCTCGGAAACTTCGGAGCGTTCCTGGATCGACCGTTCCGCGAGTACGACTACACCGCCGGCGTCTACGACGCCTCCCACGCGATCGCGCTGGCCCTCTGCGAGGAGGAGGCGGTCACCGGTGCGCCGAGGGCGGCGCGCGACAACGCCTCCAGCGAGCTCGACGTCCACGCGCCCGAGACCCAGCGCTGCGTGGGCGTCGCGCTCGAGCGCGTGCTCCGGCAGCTCGACGTCGACGGCTCCGCGACCGCCGGCCACGTCGTCCGCATGCTGGCGCGGGCCGAGCTCGAGGCGTCGCTCGGCGAGGCGGGCGCGCGAGGGATGGAAGGCGACCCCTCGTGGGCGTGGGTGGCGACGCCCACGCACGGGCCGCCGGACGACGCCGTCGTGACCGTGGCGGAGGTCCTGCTCTCCGCGCGCGTGGCCTGCGGTCCAGAGGCGCCCTCGCCTTGCATCCGGGAGCTCTCGTTCGACGAGTTCCTCTCCGCGCTCCGCGCCCGCCATTACCAGCCGAACGACCTCCAGATGCGCGCCCTCGTCGAGGACCCCGACGCGTGGACCCGGCGGACGCTGCGAAGGCTCCTCGATCGGTCGTACGAGCGTGAGCTCGCGCGGCCCGCCTCGGCCGATCTCGCCCCGGCCGTCCTGCTCGCGCACCGCGTCGGCGAGCTGTGGCTGCGTGGCCCCGCCAGCACGGGGCCCTTCCCGAGGCTGGCGCTCGACAGCTCCACGATCCCTGCGAAAGGGCAGTCCGCTTCGCTCGACCGGTGGCGACTCGCCGCTCACCTCGTCCCCTACCGGCTCGAGCTGGACGTGGCACGCGGAGGCGTGTCCGCCTCCTGGCTCGACCCCGCGCTCTGGCTGGGGCGGCACGCGTCGCTCGTGGCCGAGATCACTCCCATCTCGTACGAGGCGGCCCGCAATCGGCTCTCGTCCTCGCTTGCGCTGATGCCGACGCTGCACGTGTCCGGCCTCTCGATCGGCGCGGGGCCGAGAGGATCCGTCGGCTGGTCCGACGGGGGGACGAGCCTGGGCGCGGCGCTTCGCGTGAGCGCATTCCAGCAGCGCTTCTCGATCTCGATGGGGACCGACGCGTTCCCGGCCCGGGGCAGGGACCTGTTCTTCACGATCGGCGTTTCCGATCTGAACGGGGCGTTCTTCTGGCTGCTAGGTGGCTGA
- a CDS encoding efflux RND transporter permease subunit, with protein MTHGPQNEQGRSNIARFFVRHRQVAWALLVLTLASGVAGYQKMPKRKDPDIPVRVGLAICPWPGIAADKVEELVTRKMEQSVSGNSKIEKIESTTRDGVAVLLVHLDESVSDTVEQFADIGQRVTHLTDLPNGAGPVTWVSDFGDTAALMLTVASPKVGEAELRIRGLALRRAIEQVRAGAPASERVTALYCFPPTVSAATVERPVSLFAAQALREGVAAEARPVSAAGCIGLDLATARTDAQLREYTGAFVRERLGNTDMHPDAWGPIFVRDPAHAPDRLAAVAGDLYTYRQLDDFSHEIERNLQSVLVSPVDRTPIVAKVTRSGVLPERIFVDYAQQRLAEAKLQPSHLVAALVGRNLTVPGGAFDTGDRHVVIDPNVRDRSFRDMDDLMLGSSTGGTPLRLRDLTTLSRGYESPPRYLNYLVARDRDGHWQRDRAITLAVQMRSGQQIGQFGDAVDQALQKLRRKFPPDLIIARTSDQPRQVKENIDLFMVSLYEAIVLVVAVSLLGFWSWRTALLIAASIPLTIAMSFGAMLFLGVDLQQVSIATLIIALGLLVDMPVVAGDAIQRELAEGTPRETAAWIGPTRLVRAIFFATLTNIVAYLPFLALSGDTGRFLHSLPIVMTVNLVAALIITFTFIPLIAFGIVHAPKKAERPIEERRRAGFTGWYSRTILAALGHRKLVLAGSLVILLAGGFVFSRLKTGFFPTDLQYLSYVDVWVPEDAPLSVTNAAAAEAERVIREEAEKFGKHHGHEDVLRTLTTFVGGAGPRFWFSIEPEQQQLNYAQILVEVTDKHFTRELVAPIQAALSRIPGARCDIRQLETGKPVGIPVSIRVSGEDVATLRKIAGEVSDALRAAPTSARVRDNWGPPGLLTHLAIDDDRANISGVSRLDVAASASAAVSGIPVGSFREGDRLIPIVARLRVEDRARLSDLANVYAFSSTSPHSVPIRQVARLERELRPSKMFRRNQVRTITVSAYPLPGSLPSEVLSAARPAIDAITARLPTGYRLQVGGEFDEQQKGFGELAVLMAASCALIYFALLLQFDSAVKPLLVFAAIPYGAVGAIVMLAVMRQSFGFMAFLGIASLVGVIVSHVIVLFDFIEEAHHRGAALEDALIEAGIVRLRPVMITVGATVLGLIPLAAHGGPLWEPLCYAQIGGLTIATFITLGLVPLLYTVFVRDLKIVQWEHAAAPEQEALAPTGTGPGQPPALTGRGRDTR; from the coding sequence ATGACGCACGGACCGCAGAACGAGCAGGGGCGGTCGAACATCGCCCGCTTCTTCGTACGCCACCGGCAGGTGGCCTGGGCGCTCCTGGTGTTGACGCTGGCGTCCGGCGTCGCCGGGTACCAGAAGATGCCGAAGCGCAAGGACCCGGACATCCCGGTGCGGGTCGGCCTGGCGATCTGCCCCTGGCCGGGCATCGCCGCGGACAAGGTCGAGGAGCTGGTCACGCGCAAGATGGAGCAGTCGGTCTCCGGCAACTCGAAGATCGAGAAGATCGAGTCCACCACCCGCGACGGCGTGGCCGTCCTCCTCGTGCACCTCGACGAGAGCGTGAGCGACACCGTCGAGCAGTTCGCGGACATCGGCCAGCGCGTGACGCACCTCACGGACCTGCCGAACGGCGCCGGCCCGGTGACCTGGGTGAGCGACTTCGGCGACACGGCGGCGCTGATGCTCACCGTGGCGAGCCCGAAGGTCGGCGAGGCCGAGCTCCGCATCCGGGGCCTCGCGCTGCGCAGGGCCATCGAGCAGGTGCGCGCCGGCGCCCCCGCCTCGGAGCGGGTCACCGCGCTCTACTGCTTCCCGCCAACGGTCTCGGCGGCGACGGTCGAGCGTCCGGTGTCGCTCTTCGCGGCCCAGGCGCTGCGCGAGGGCGTGGCCGCCGAGGCGCGCCCCGTCTCCGCGGCCGGCTGCATCGGCCTCGACCTGGCGACGGCGCGCACGGACGCGCAGCTCCGCGAGTACACCGGCGCGTTCGTCCGCGAGCGCCTCGGCAACACCGACATGCACCCCGACGCCTGGGGACCCATCTTCGTCCGCGACCCGGCCCACGCCCCCGACCGCCTGGCGGCCGTGGCGGGCGACCTCTACACGTACCGACAGCTCGACGACTTCTCGCACGAGATCGAGCGCAACCTGCAGAGCGTCCTCGTCTCGCCCGTGGACAGGACCCCGATCGTCGCCAAGGTGACCCGCAGCGGCGTCCTCCCGGAGCGCATCTTCGTCGACTACGCCCAGCAGCGACTCGCCGAGGCGAAGCTCCAGCCGTCGCACCTCGTGGCCGCGCTCGTCGGCCGGAACCTGACCGTGCCCGGTGGCGCGTTCGACACCGGCGACCGGCACGTCGTCATCGACCCGAACGTCCGTGACCGGAGCTTCCGCGACATGGACGACCTCATGCTCGGCAGCTCGACGGGGGGCACGCCGCTGCGGCTCCGCGACCTCACGACGCTCTCGCGCGGCTACGAGAGCCCGCCCCGTTACCTCAACTACCTGGTCGCGCGCGATCGCGACGGGCACTGGCAGCGCGACCGGGCCATCACCCTCGCCGTCCAGATGCGCTCGGGCCAGCAGATCGGCCAGTTCGGCGACGCCGTCGACCAGGCGCTCCAGAAGCTGCGCCGCAAGTTCCCGCCCGACCTCATCATCGCCCGGACCAGCGATCAGCCCCGGCAGGTGAAGGAGAACATCGACCTGTTCATGGTGAGCCTCTACGAGGCGATCGTGCTGGTGGTGGCCGTCTCGCTGCTCGGCTTCTGGAGCTGGCGCACGGCGCTCCTCATCGCGGCGTCGATCCCGCTCACCATCGCCATGTCCTTCGGGGCGATGCTGTTCCTGGGCGTCGACCTCCAGCAGGTGTCGATCGCCACCCTCATCATCGCGCTCGGGCTCCTCGTCGACATGCCGGTCGTGGCGGGCGACGCCATCCAGCGCGAGCTGGCCGAAGGCACGCCGCGCGAGACCGCCGCCTGGATCGGCCCGACGCGGCTCGTGCGCGCGATATTCTTCGCCACGCTCACGAACATCGTCGCGTACCTGCCGTTCCTGGCCCTCTCGGGCGACACCGGGAGATTCCTGCACTCGCTGCCGATCGTGATGACCGTCAACCTCGTCGCGGCGCTCATCATCACGTTCACGTTCATCCCGCTGATCGCGTTCGGGATCGTGCACGCCCCGAAGAAGGCCGAGCGGCCGATCGAGGAGCGGCGGCGGGCGGGGTTCACGGGGTGGTACTCGCGGACGATCCTGGCCGCGCTCGGCCACCGGAAGCTCGTGCTCGCGGGCTCGCTCGTCATCCTCCTGGCGGGAGGGTTCGTCTTCTCCCGTCTGAAGACCGGGTTCTTCCCGACCGACCTGCAGTACCTGTCCTACGTCGACGTCTGGGTGCCCGAGGACGCGCCGCTCTCGGTCACCAACGCGGCCGCCGCCGAGGCGGAGCGCGTCATCCGCGAGGAGGCGGAGAAGTTCGGCAAGCACCACGGCCACGAGGACGTCCTGCGCACGCTCACCACCTTCGTGGGTGGCGCCGGCCCGCGGTTCTGGTTCTCGATCGAGCCGGAGCAGCAGCAGCTCAACTACGCCCAGATCCTCGTCGAGGTGACGGACAAGCACTTCACGCGCGAGCTCGTGGCGCCCATCCAGGCGGCGCTCTCCCGGATCCCCGGGGCCCGCTGCGACATCCGCCAGCTCGAGACCGGCAAGCCCGTCGGAATCCCGGTGTCGATCCGGGTGTCCGGCGAGGACGTCGCCACGCTGCGCAAGATCGCGGGCGAGGTCTCCGACGCGCTCCGCGCGGCGCCCACGTCGGCGCGCGTGCGCGACAACTGGGGACCGCCGGGGCTGCTCACCCACCTCGCGATCGACGACGACCGCGCCAACATCTCCGGGGTGAGCCGCCTCGACGTGGCCGCCTCCGCCTCGGCGGCGGTGTCGGGGATCCCAGTCGGCTCGTTCCGCGAGGGCGACCGGCTCATCCCCATCGTCGCCCGGCTGCGGGTCGAGGACCGGGCCCGCCTCTCCGACCTGGCGAACGTGTACGCGTTCTCCAGCACGAGCCCGCACAGCGTGCCGATCCGGCAGGTGGCCCGGCTCGAGCGCGAGCTGCGGCCGTCCAAGATGTTCCGCCGCAACCAGGTCCGGACCATCACCGTCTCCGCCTACCCGCTCCCCGGCTCGCTGCCGTCCGAGGTCCTCTCGGCCGCCCGACCGGCCATAGACGCCATCACGGCCCGCCTCCCGACCGGCTACCGCCTCCAGGTCGGCGGGGAGTTCGACGAGCAGCAGAAGGGGTTCGGCGAGCTGGCGGTCCTCATGGCCGCGTCTTGCGCCCTCATCTACTTCGCGCTCCTCCTGCAGTTCGACAGCGCGGTGAAGCCGTTGCTCGTGTTCGCGGCCATCCCCTACGGCGCGGTCGGCGCGATCGTCATGCTCGCGGTCATGCGCCAGAGCTTCGGCTTCATGGCCTTCCTCGGGATCGCGAGCCTCGTGGGTGTCATCGTGAGCCACGTGATCGTCCTCTTCGACTTCATCGAGGAGGCGCACCACCGAGGCGCGGCGCTCGAGGACGCGCTCATCGAGGCCGGCATCGTGCGGCTCCGTCCGGTGATGATCACGGTGGGCGCGACCGTGCTCGGGCTCATCCCGCTCGCGGCGCACGGAGGGCCGCTGTGGGAGCCGCTCTGCTACGCGCAGATCGGCGGCCTCACCATCGCGACGTTCATCACCCTCGGGCTCGTGCCGCTCCTCTACACGGTCTTCGTGCGCGACCTGAAGATCGTCCAGTGGGAGCACGCGGCGGCGCCCGAGCAGGAGGCGCTCGCGCCGACAGGGACCGGCCCCGGCCAGCCGCCGGCGCTCACCGGGAGGGGCCGTGACACTCGGTAG
- a CDS encoding efflux RND transporter periplasmic adaptor subunit, with product MKTISYFLACACVLAGCSQRAPSKPIPAVRVEVVSSAAGASGKVVYSAVAQPKATVPLSFRGPGYVTTLMTVRTSDGGSRALGEGDRVRRGDVVARLRDAEYREKVGQATGQVTAARAAAEKARLDFERATRLFASQSIARTDMEAATAQRDATRAQLATAEAALEEARIGLRDTALVVPVDGEVLKKNAEPGSYMGPGIPAFVVGDVSSVKVVLGLPDVALQAVKPGLPVTVTTDALPGRTFTARVSRIASVADSVTRNFDVEVEIPNVDRVWKPGMIASVELSGAAGQHPVALLPLTAFVPGAGGGDHFAVMVVETAGPDERVKLRQVEVGDVVGNRVAVTAGLAGGERVVTTGASMVVDGEHIEVLPTEAP from the coding sequence ATGAAGACGATTAGCTACTTCCTGGCTTGCGCCTGCGTGCTCGCGGGCTGCTCGCAGCGGGCGCCGTCCAAGCCCATTCCCGCCGTCCGGGTCGAGGTCGTCAGCTCCGCGGCCGGCGCGAGCGGCAAGGTGGTGTACTCGGCGGTCGCGCAGCCGAAGGCGACGGTGCCGCTCTCGTTCCGAGGGCCCGGCTACGTGACGACCCTCATGACCGTCCGGACGAGCGACGGGGGGTCGCGCGCCCTCGGGGAAGGCGATCGCGTCCGGCGCGGCGACGTGGTCGCCCGGCTCCGTGACGCCGAGTACCGCGAGAAGGTGGGCCAGGCCACGGGCCAGGTCACCGCGGCGCGGGCGGCGGCGGAGAAGGCGCGGCTGGACTTCGAGCGGGCGACCCGCCTCTTCGCCTCCCAGAGCATCGCGCGAACCGACATGGAGGCCGCGACGGCCCAGCGCGACGCGACGCGGGCGCAGCTCGCGACCGCGGAGGCGGCGCTGGAGGAGGCGCGCATCGGCCTGCGGGACACGGCGCTCGTCGTGCCCGTGGACGGCGAGGTGCTGAAGAAGAACGCGGAGCCGGGCTCCTACATGGGGCCGGGCATCCCGGCCTTCGTGGTGGGCGACGTCAGCAGCGTGAAGGTGGTCCTCGGCCTGCCGGACGTCGCGCTCCAGGCGGTCAAGCCGGGGCTGCCGGTCACGGTCACCACGGACGCACTGCCGGGTCGGACGTTCACGGCGCGGGTGAGCCGGATCGCGTCGGTGGCCGATTCCGTCACGCGCAACTTCGACGTGGAGGTGGAGATCCCGAACGTCGACCGCGTCTGGAAGCCGGGCATGATCGCCTCGGTCGAGCTCTCGGGCGCGGCCGGGCAGCATCCCGTCGCGCTCCTGCCGCTCACCGCCTTCGTGCCAGGGGCGGGCGGGGGGGATCACTTCGCGGTCATGGTGGTCGAGACTGCCGGCCCGGATGAGCGCGTGAAGCTGCGGCAGGTCGAGGTGGGCGACGTGGTGGGGAACCGCGTCGCGGTCACGGCCGGCCTCGCCGGCGGCGAGCGGGTGGTGACGACCGGAGCCTCGATGGTCGTCGATGGCGAGCACATCGAGGTGCTGCCGACGGAGGCGCCATGA
- a CDS encoding TolC family protein encodes MAAIPAAAQDAAPAPLLTLDDAIATAERQNHLLASTAREVDKAGEREAALRTRRLPGLHLDAFGSRSNSLDFTLPAGSLGTLPQLGPVPPTASKASVPGDYSLVAVATASQPLTQQYRIGLGLEVLQLDGRIAREDVRRERQRVAAGVRTTYYQLSATEAGIEALRDLVRAVAELDAVTDRYLAEGVVLRPDALEVKARLARERQRLAQAESSLATQREHLNQLMGRDVTTPLRVSHPSELAAPAAGLTLDAARERAHASRAEIRAAALRTVQAETARKLAWAGWIPDVSLTASYARLQNTRVLPDEVATVGVLFSWEPFDWGRKGHEAAERAHEREQARQGREEAEEQIAVEVGQRWRALKDAAALLEATRLEADASSASLDMDRNRYKENAAILRDVLRTEARLSGARHDFTDALAGYWSAAAELERTVGNEDD; translated from the coding sequence GTGGCCGCAATCCCGGCCGCGGCCCAGGACGCCGCGCCCGCGCCGCTCCTCACGCTCGACGACGCCATCGCGACGGCCGAGCGTCAGAACCACCTCCTCGCGAGCACCGCTCGCGAGGTCGACAAGGCCGGAGAGCGCGAGGCGGCGCTGCGCACGCGCCGGCTCCCTGGGCTCCACCTCGACGCGTTCGGTTCACGCTCGAACTCGCTCGACTTCACCCTCCCGGCCGGTTCCCTGGGGACGTTGCCGCAGCTCGGCCCGGTCCCGCCCACGGCCTCGAAGGCGTCCGTTCCGGGCGACTACTCCCTCGTCGCGGTGGCGACCGCGAGCCAGCCGCTCACGCAGCAGTACCGGATCGGCCTCGGCCTGGAGGTGCTGCAGCTCGATGGCCGCATCGCCCGGGAGGACGTCCGGCGGGAGCGCCAGCGCGTCGCGGCGGGGGTGCGGACGACCTACTACCAGCTCTCGGCGACGGAGGCGGGGATCGAGGCGCTCCGCGACCTCGTCCGCGCCGTCGCGGAATTGGACGCGGTCACCGATCGCTACCTCGCGGAGGGGGTCGTGCTCCGCCCGGACGCGCTCGAGGTGAAGGCGCGGCTCGCCCGCGAGCGCCAGCGGCTCGCGCAGGCGGAGAGCAGCCTGGCGACACAGCGCGAGCACCTCAACCAGCTCATGGGGCGAGACGTGACGACGCCGCTCCGGGTCTCGCACCCTTCGGAGCTCGCCGCCCCCGCGGCCGGGCTCACCCTCGACGCGGCCCGGGAGCGCGCCCACGCCTCGCGCGCCGAGATCCGCGCGGCCGCGCTGCGGACCGTCCAGGCGGAGACGGCGCGGAAGCTCGCCTGGGCAGGCTGGATCCCCGACGTCTCCCTCACGGCGTCCTACGCCCGGCTGCAGAACACCCGCGTGCTGCCGGATGAGGTCGCCACGGTCGGGGTCCTCTTCTCGTGGGAGCCGTTCGACTGGGGACGCAAGGGCCACGAGGCGGCCGAGCGCGCGCACGAGCGAGAGCAGGCGCGCCAGGGCCGCGAGGAGGCGGAGGAGCAGATCGCCGTCGAGGTGGGCCAGCGCTGGCGGGCGCTGAAGGACGCCGCTGCGCTGCTCGAGGCGACCCGCCTCGAGGCGGACGCCTCCAGCGCGAGCCTCGACATGGATCGCAACCGATACAAGGAGAACGCCGCCATCCTGCGTGACGTCCTCCGCACCGAGGCCCGGCTGTCGGGCGCCCGGCACGACTTCACCGATGCGCTCGCCGGCTACTGGTCGGCGGCCGCTGAACTCGAGAGGACCGTCGGCAATGAAGACGATTAG